The Ferviditalea candida genome includes the window CAAATTCGGATATTTTGTCCATCACTCCGAATCTGGACAATACCGAGGTGGCGTTTGGCGCAAGCTGAATACCCGCCCCGACCTCGCCGAATTCCGGCGCCTGTTCCAGGACATGGACGGAGCGTCCCGTTTCGGCAATGCCCAGCGCTGCCGTGAGACCGCCGATTCCTCCACCGACAACGATGAATTGAACTTCCTGCAAGTTGGACATGCTTGCAAAACTCCCTTCGAAAAAATGGGCTGCGGCCAACAAATTCTAACTATAGAGAATTAATTTCTTTATATGGGAACTATTTAATAGCAAATTGTCATAATAGTCAATACATAATATTTGATTCATATTTAACCTGCGTTTGATTGAAAATTAACAGAATAATTGTTACAATTTTTTAAAGCTCTCAAGATTGAAATGGAAAAACAGGGAGAGGTGGCTATGGTTTCTATACCTGAGGGAACATTGTTGTGGGAGCCTTCCGAGTCGCAGATACAGGACACTGCTTTACACCGGTACATGCGATGGGTGGAGCAAAAATACGGCCTTTCATTTGCAGATTATGAGTCTTTATGGAAATGGTCGGTCGAAAATTTGGAAGATTTCTGGGGATCGATCTGGGAATTCTACGGAATCGGGGCTTCGCGGCCTTACACATCGGTCCTGAAGAGCCGAACTATGCCCGGGGCTGTATGGTTTCCGGGAGCAAGGCTGAATTACGCGGAGCATGTTTTTCGCCACAGCCGCAACGATCAGCCGGCGATCCTGTTTCAATCGGAGCATCGGCCTTATACAGAAATCTCGTGGGGTACCCTGCGGAAACAAACTGAAGCTGTAGCGCATACGTTGAAAAAGCTGGGCGTGAAGCCGGGCGATCGCGTCGTCGCGTATATGCCGAATATACCGGAGGCGATTTCCGCATTTTTGGCGTGTGCGAGCATCGGGGCGATATGGTCCAGCTGTTCGCCGGATTTTGGAACGCCCAGTGTCGTCAGCCGATTTCAGCAAATTCAACCGAAGGTCCTGTTTGCGGTCGACGGATACTCATATAACGGGAAAAAATTCGATAGAATCGACGCTGTCCGTGAGCTGCAGGATGCGCTGCCTTCGCTGCAAAAAACGGTTTTGGTTCCTTATTTGGTGGAACGGCAAGCTATGCCGGACGAATTGAAGGGGGACACGCTGCTGTGGGAGGAGCTGGTGCAGGAACATGAACCCGAACCGTTGACTTTTGAACAGCTTCCTTTCGATCATCCTTTGTGGATCCTGTATTCATCGGGGACAACCGGATTGCCGAAGCCCATTGTACAAGGGCAGGGCGGGATTCTGTTGGAACATGTGAAAGCGCTTTTACTGCAGTGCAACATCACGGAAGGGGAGCGGTTTTTCTGGTTTACCACAACCGGTTGGATGATGTGGAATTTTCTGATCGGCGGCTTGCTCGTGGGGGCGACCATCGTCATCTATGACGGCAGTCCGGCTTATCCTTCCATTGATGTGCTTTGGCAGCTTGCCGAGCAATCGGGCATGACGTTTTTCGGTACGAGCGCAGGGTATATCAATGCTTGCATGAAATCCGGCATCGAACCGGGGAATCAGTACGACCTTTCCAAGCTGAAGGGCATAGGGTCTACCGGCTCACCATTGACGACGGATGGGTTCGGCTGGGTCTATCGGTCTGTCAAGGATGACTTGCTGCTGGCATCGGCGAGCGGCGGTACGGACCTTTGCACGGCTTTCGTCGGAGGCAGTCCGGTGCTTCCCGTCCGGGCGGGGGAAATTCAGTGCAGGGCATTAGGCGCCAAAGTGGAGGCTTACGACGAGCAAGGACATTCGCTGACCGGTGAAGTCGGCGAATTGGTGATCACCGCGCCGATGCCGTCCATGCCGTTGTATCTTTGGAATGATCCGGACGGGATCCGGTACAAGGAAAGCTATTTTGAGATGTATCCGGGCATTTGGAGGCACGGCGATTGGATCAAAATAACGGATGGAGGCGGTTGCATCATATACGGCCGATCGGATTCCACCATCAACCGAAATGGGGTGCGGATGGGAACAAGTGAAATCTATCAGGCTG containing:
- a CDS encoding acetoacetate--CoA ligase, with protein sequence MVSIPEGTLLWEPSESQIQDTALHRYMRWVEQKYGLSFADYESLWKWSVENLEDFWGSIWEFYGIGASRPYTSVLKSRTMPGAVWFPGARLNYAEHVFRHSRNDQPAILFQSEHRPYTEISWGTLRKQTEAVAHTLKKLGVKPGDRVVAYMPNIPEAISAFLACASIGAIWSSCSPDFGTPSVVSRFQQIQPKVLFAVDGYSYNGKKFDRIDAVRELQDALPSLQKTVLVPYLVERQAMPDELKGDTLLWEELVQEHEPEPLTFEQLPFDHPLWILYSSGTTGLPKPIVQGQGGILLEHVKALLLQCNITEGERFFWFTTTGWMMWNFLIGGLLVGATIVIYDGSPAYPSIDVLWQLAEQSGMTFFGTSAGYINACMKSGIEPGNQYDLSKLKGIGSTGSPLTTDGFGWVYRSVKDDLLLASASGGTDLCTAFVGGSPVLPVRAGEIQCRALGAKVEAYDEQGHSLTGEVGELVITAPMPSMPLYLWNDPDGIRYKESYFEMYPGIWRHGDWIKITDGGGCIIYGRSDSTINRNGVRMGTSEIYQAVEGLEEVADSLVIDLEMLDRQPMLLIFVVPAKGAVLDEALKNKIKQRIRSEVSPRYLPDEIHEVPQIPRTLNGKKMEVPIRRILLGHPMEKAVNKDSMSNPDSLAYFVKLSAGLNANASS